A portion of the Pseudarthrobacter sp. L1SW genome contains these proteins:
- a CDS encoding FHA domain-containing protein has protein sequence MTGTSYVPGSWLGILRSRTAVLLGPDTPPATAGAVWELLGSKPAVHEVLHAVTGSSGGSLTRIPPFAILDFSGPLRVFLRGDLDLAVELPDGRVELDGRDVTTWNERRFALPGGCRITVPGAGSAYPPELPLGEGVVLLQSLALGLGPAQAQLASAPAAVAVDSAGVVDISEAAPGADELRGTTIVPEPEARGTTIVPEPEPEPEPEASAETVLAVPDDEAPVHMNDGAHGAGHDDDGHVSPAGAGSGMAAVAGIQRSTETAEARPADAATAASDQTSSYDHLWERTVMRSIEDAAVREDTDDAGAGTPAGNGAAPAGTHEAVAEAEEHIAIPLPTPAGVDAKEATAAPSAVEQVPGTRAPGVQAPGIHAPGIPAPGVPPAGVLIDSVPWKKGTGTSTTIPGTAGAADAAPAPAPAPVPVAAAIPVSLPGNVAFDNDHDGQTVMKGSIGAPQAQPAPAAVADPHSGPTVLARVCSQGHANPPTRAQCAACGAGLHPDAVQVPRPRLGRVRLSTGDLLDLDQSLVIGRQPSVSRVQGGIMPRLVQVPSPEGDISRSHVEVRLEGWHVMLCDLKATNGTVLVREGQPPRRLAQNEMAILLDGDIAELGDNISLRFEEIP, from the coding sequence ATGACCGGCACCAGCTACGTTCCGGGCAGCTGGCTGGGCATCCTCCGCTCGCGCACCGCCGTCCTCCTCGGTCCGGACACGCCGCCGGCCACGGCGGGCGCTGTGTGGGAACTCCTCGGAAGCAAACCGGCCGTCCACGAAGTACTCCACGCCGTCACCGGCAGTTCCGGCGGCTCACTCACGCGGATCCCGCCATTCGCCATCCTCGATTTTTCGGGTCCCTTGCGGGTGTTCCTCCGCGGCGACCTCGACCTCGCCGTGGAACTCCCGGACGGCCGGGTGGAACTGGACGGACGGGATGTCACCACCTGGAACGAGCGCCGGTTTGCCCTGCCTGGCGGCTGCCGGATCACCGTCCCGGGGGCCGGTTCCGCATATCCGCCGGAGCTGCCGCTGGGGGAGGGCGTGGTCCTGCTGCAGTCGCTGGCCCTCGGGCTGGGCCCGGCCCAAGCCCAACTGGCGTCCGCACCGGCCGCAGTGGCGGTCGATTCGGCAGGCGTCGTTGATATCAGCGAGGCCGCGCCCGGTGCCGACGAGCTGCGCGGGACAACCATTGTGCCGGAGCCGGAAGCACGCGGGACAACCATCGTGCCGGAACCGGAACCGGAACCGGAACCGGAAGCCTCAGCCGAGACGGTCCTCGCCGTGCCCGACGACGAGGCGCCCGTCCATATGAACGACGGTGCGCATGGCGCCGGGCACGACGATGACGGCCACGTATCCCCAGCAGGCGCCGGTTCCGGGATGGCGGCGGTCGCAGGCATACAGCGGTCCACCGAAACCGCTGAAGCCCGGCCGGCAGACGCGGCAACGGCGGCGAGCGACCAGACCAGCTCCTACGACCACCTGTGGGAGCGGACGGTCATGCGCAGCATCGAAGACGCCGCAGTCCGCGAGGACACAGATGATGCCGGCGCCGGCACACCCGCGGGCAACGGCGCTGCCCCCGCCGGGACTCACGAAGCGGTTGCGGAGGCGGAGGAACACATCGCGATCCCACTCCCCACGCCTGCCGGCGTAGATGCGAAGGAAGCGACGGCGGCCCCGTCCGCCGTCGAACAGGTGCCCGGAACACGCGCGCCGGGGGTGCAGGCGCCCGGAATACACGCGCCTGGAATACCCGCGCCCGGTGTGCCGCCAGCCGGGGTGCTCATCGATTCCGTGCCGTGGAAAAAGGGCACCGGCACCAGCACCACCATCCCAGGAACGGCCGGCGCCGCCGATGCCGCGCCGGCGCCTGCACCCGCGCCTGTCCCGGTAGCTGCGGCCATCCCCGTGTCCCTGCCTGGAAACGTGGCGTTCGACAACGACCATGACGGACAGACGGTCATGAAGGGCAGCATCGGGGCCCCGCAGGCGCAACCCGCCCCGGCTGCGGTTGCAGACCCACACAGTGGGCCCACCGTCCTGGCCCGGGTCTGCAGCCAGGGCCACGCGAATCCGCCCACGCGCGCACAGTGCGCCGCCTGCGGGGCGGGGCTTCATCCGGACGCGGTGCAGGTGCCCCGGCCCCGGCTGGGACGCGTGCGCCTCTCCACCGGTGACCTGCTGGACCTTGACCAGTCCTTGGTCATTGGCAGGCAGCCGTCCGTCTCTCGGGTCCAGGGCGGCATCATGCCCCGGCTGGTCCAGGTGCCGAGCCCTGAGGGCGACATTTCCAGGTCCCACGTGGAGGTCCGGCTGGAGGGCTGGCACGTCATGCTCTGCGACCTCAAAGCCACAAACGGCACCGTCCTGGTGCGCGAAGGCCAGCCGCCCCGCCGCCTGGCGCAGAACGAAATGGCCATCCTGCTGGACGGGGACATCGCTGAGCTTGGCGACAATATCTCGCTGCGTTTTGAGGAGATTCCTTGA
- a CDS encoding serine/threonine-protein kinase, which translates to MSSKRPVAPPPRIQGFTYISLLGSGGFSDVYLYEQDRPRRKVAVKVLLSDLRTEGARRRFESEANLMAQLSSHPYIVTIFEAEVTDDGHSYLAMEYCSRPSLDVRYRRQRFSVDEVLAVGIQVASAVETAHRAGIAHRDIKPANILVTDYNRPALTDFGISGTLAGDADDDSGMSIPWSPPEQFTDGQVDGVMVDVWALGATLYTLLAGRSPFVLPGADNSQRELINRISNTPLPRLGRADVPESLELALSTAMAKSPRSRYSSAHAFALALQRIQAELNLSVTPFEVLEEPHHEDSQPDDGVEETRVRSIAAIDPERTGSAPTFPARTWPQAGTGQGGGGQGVGGQARAADAPPSLYTPAPASAAQAAQQPQDWAHATVLRGAAGGAPMTHDDGTVSPNRLRGDADAADTTIHRPARRDEPAADSVPATDHGKRNLWLAISGGTLLALAAAVGLVVANASPNKPQAVETQQASKPPADALDNGTVPDVEGLTGTVSGDGNASFTWLNPQPKEGDTYKWRVYSIGGGGEYQAVAQPPVRVTANPSGETCIQVMIVRSDGAFSPLEEGSIACAGT; encoded by the coding sequence TTGAGTTCCAAACGGCCTGTAGCGCCGCCGCCCCGCATCCAGGGGTTTACGTATATCAGCCTGCTCGGTTCCGGCGGTTTTTCCGACGTCTACCTGTATGAACAGGACAGGCCCCGCCGCAAGGTGGCCGTCAAGGTGCTGCTCTCGGACCTGAGGACGGAAGGCGCCCGCCGGCGGTTCGAATCCGAAGCCAACCTCATGGCCCAGCTGTCCTCGCACCCCTACATCGTCACCATCTTTGAAGCGGAAGTAACCGACGACGGGCACTCCTACCTGGCCATGGAGTACTGCTCACGGCCCAGCCTGGACGTCCGGTACCGCCGCCAGCGGTTCAGCGTGGACGAGGTCCTGGCCGTGGGCATCCAGGTGGCGTCCGCCGTCGAGACCGCCCATCGCGCCGGAATCGCCCACCGCGACATCAAGCCCGCCAACATCCTGGTGACGGACTACAACCGCCCTGCCTTGACCGACTTTGGCATCTCCGGCACCCTCGCCGGGGACGCCGATGACGACTCCGGCATGTCTATCCCGTGGTCCCCGCCCGAACAGTTCACCGACGGCCAAGTGGACGGTGTGATGGTGGATGTGTGGGCCCTCGGAGCCACGCTCTACACCCTCCTGGCCGGTCGCTCACCGTTTGTCCTGCCCGGAGCGGACAACTCGCAGCGTGAGCTGATCAACCGGATTAGCAATACGCCGCTGCCGCGGCTGGGCCGCGCGGACGTCCCCGAGTCCCTGGAACTGGCGCTCTCGACGGCGATGGCCAAGTCGCCGCGGTCCCGCTATTCCTCCGCGCACGCCTTCGCCCTGGCCCTGCAGCGCATCCAGGCGGAACTCAACCTCTCCGTCACGCCCTTTGAAGTGCTGGAGGAGCCGCACCACGAGGACAGCCAGCCGGACGACGGCGTCGAGGAGACGCGGGTGCGGAGCATCGCGGCAATCGATCCGGAGCGGACGGGCAGCGCGCCCACCTTCCCCGCACGCACTTGGCCCCAAGCCGGTACTGGGCAGGGCGGTGGCGGGCAGGGCGTTGGCGGGCAAGCTCGCGCAGCGGACGCCCCGCCGTCGCTGTATACGCCCGCGCCCGCCTCCGCGGCGCAGGCGGCGCAGCAGCCGCAGGACTGGGCGCATGCCACCGTGCTGCGGGGTGCCGCCGGCGGCGCGCCCATGACCCACGATGACGGAACGGTGTCCCCGAACCGGCTTCGCGGGGACGCTGACGCAGCCGACACGACCATCCACCGGCCAGCAAGGCGGGACGAACCTGCTGCCGACTCTGTGCCCGCCACGGACCACGGAAAACGCAACCTGTGGCTGGCAATCTCGGGCGGCACCCTGCTGGCCCTTGCCGCGGCGGTGGGACTGGTGGTGGCCAACGCCTCGCCCAACAAACCGCAGGCCGTGGAAACCCAGCAGGCCAGCAAGCCGCCGGCCGACGCCCTGGACAACGGGACGGTGCCGGATGTGGAAGGCCTCACGGGAACAGTATCCGGCGACGGCAACGCGTCCTTCACGTGGCTGAACCCGCAGCCCAAAGAGGGTGACACGTACAAATGGCGGGTGTACAGCATCGGGGGCGGCGGCGAATACCAGGCCGTCGCGCAGCCACCGGTCCGTGTCACGGCGAATCCGTCCGGCGAGACCTGCATCCAGGTGATGATCGTGCGCTCGGACGGAGCGTTCTCGCCGCTGGAAGAAGGCTCGATCGCCTGCGCCGGCACATGA
- a CDS encoding FtsK/SpoIIIE domain-containing protein: protein MRIRLTLRRDPAETKDLAVTVDGLATVADTAAMLWAADPGRKGTPVPDNLSLRIEEAFVGAGLSGNMLTRTDNLLESGLRPGSVVSLAQVSAQFDVQGASRGPAAATLRVLSGPDAGSEFSLPVGTSYIGRDRDVDIRLSDPLTSKRHARITVGDGVEIVDTNSANGLLMDGFPVTRATLNSSDTVTLGDTTVTVVPLGHNQAAAPSSPLVNFNRSPRVVPRFEEPKRVLPAGPKRPEDHPFPYIMMIAPLLMGAVIFAATGNALSVLFMMMMPLFIVGHYVDQKMRSRGQQKEQLKHFRAAMASFRQDLTELQQVERAVRLQEAPSVSDTVDAIYKLGPLLWTHRPEHTGFLGLRFGLGTSPSRVLLEEPSSNDTEAQYAQEIRDCLKQFRDIEGVPVVSQLRTSGSLGVAGARGLVDDVARGMVLQLVGLHSPAEVVLAAITSAQSRERWNWLQWLPHVGSGHSPLAGDHLAAGSAGGSSLLARLEDLLDAREAAAKRSGPDLRPGLDPAKHDVDQPVLPAVLVIVEDDAPVDRGRLTRLAERGPDSGVHVVWVATDIQSLPAACRDFMVVDGEHGTTTGQVRLGRHTYPVSCESVDAELAAQLARMLAPVMDVGKPVNDDSDLPRAVSYATLIGKDFLDNPQAVAERWTENNSVHASAVANRKDNGTLRALVGSKGIEPLYLDLKNEGPHALVGGTTGAGKSEFLQSWVMGMAAAYSPDRVSFLFVDYKGGAAFADCINLPHTVGLVTDLSPHLVRRALTSLRAELHYREHLLNRKKAKDLLALQREADPDAPPYLVIVVDEFAALANEVPEFVDGVVDVAARGRSLGLHLILATQRPAGVIKDSLRANTNLRVALRMADEDDATDILGVPDAAYFDPAIPGRGAAKTGPGRIQGFQTGYAGGWTTEKPQRPQIDVVEMAFGSGPSWEAPAPEKPEAAAPAGPNDIARMTSTIVRAADALSINAPRKPWLDELAKTYDFSRLPNPRTDEQLLLGVADDPARQAQPTVFYEPDKDGNMAIYGTGGSGKSAALRGIAIAAAVTPRGGPVHVYGIDCGSSGLSMLEELPHVGEVINGDDVERVGRLLRLLRDIAEQRSARFAEVRASTIVEYRKLADRPDEKRIFVLVDGMSAFREAYEHSRLSALWDIFLQLATDGRTLGIHLVVTGDRPNAVPASLLASIQRRLVLRLSSEDDYISMDVPRDVLTAASPPGRGLLDGLEVQLAVLGGNSNLALQAREVHKLSEAMLRQGLDAAPGIERLPDQVDLDVLPAGSPGLPVIGVDDETLRPAEIMARGPLLLAGPPGAGRTVALVTLAYALRRSNPDTEMIYLGARRSAVASLPIWNRSVVGADDLAEVVEDLVEHSSGNPGSLAFFIEGLTEFTDTLAESGVGQLVAVSIKADQWVVGESETSTWSSAWSLAQPFKSGRRGLLLNPGDIEGDSLLNTSLGRVSPDFVPGRGYVVGRGKARKIQVALPPENRD, encoded by the coding sequence ATGAGGATCCGCCTGACCCTCCGCCGGGACCCTGCCGAAACAAAGGACCTGGCCGTCACCGTGGACGGCCTGGCCACCGTGGCCGATACCGCCGCCATGCTCTGGGCCGCGGATCCGGGGCGCAAGGGCACCCCGGTTCCGGACAACCTTTCCCTGCGCATCGAAGAGGCCTTCGTGGGTGCAGGCCTGAGCGGGAACATGCTCACCCGCACGGACAACCTCCTTGAGTCCGGGCTGCGGCCCGGCTCCGTGGTGTCCCTGGCCCAGGTGAGCGCGCAGTTCGACGTGCAGGGTGCCAGCCGCGGCCCTGCGGCCGCCACCCTCCGCGTCCTTTCGGGGCCCGACGCCGGCAGCGAGTTTTCGCTGCCCGTCGGTACCAGCTACATCGGCCGGGACCGGGACGTGGACATCCGCCTCTCGGACCCCCTGACGTCCAAGCGCCATGCCCGCATCACGGTGGGCGACGGCGTGGAAATCGTGGACACCAATTCCGCCAACGGGCTGCTGATGGACGGGTTCCCCGTCACCCGTGCCACCCTGAACTCCTCGGACACGGTCACCCTGGGGGACACCACCGTGACTGTGGTGCCGCTGGGGCACAACCAGGCGGCAGCACCGTCGTCGCCCTTGGTGAACTTCAACCGCTCACCACGCGTGGTTCCCCGCTTCGAGGAACCCAAACGCGTGCTCCCGGCCGGACCCAAGCGTCCCGAGGACCACCCGTTCCCGTACATCATGATGATCGCCCCGCTGCTGATGGGGGCGGTGATCTTCGCCGCCACCGGCAACGCGCTCTCCGTGCTGTTCATGATGATGATGCCGCTCTTCATCGTGGGCCACTACGTGGACCAGAAAATGCGGAGCAGGGGCCAGCAGAAGGAACAGCTCAAGCACTTCCGCGCCGCCATGGCCTCCTTCAGGCAGGACCTCACGGAACTGCAGCAGGTTGAACGTGCCGTCCGGCTGCAGGAAGCGCCCTCGGTCAGCGACACCGTGGACGCCATCTACAAGCTCGGTCCGCTGCTGTGGACCCACCGTCCGGAGCACACAGGATTCCTGGGCCTCAGGTTCGGCCTGGGAACGTCCCCGTCGCGGGTCCTGCTGGAGGAACCGTCGAGCAACGACACCGAGGCGCAGTACGCGCAGGAGATCCGGGACTGCCTGAAGCAGTTCCGCGACATCGAAGGCGTCCCCGTGGTTTCCCAGCTGCGCACCTCCGGGTCCCTGGGTGTTGCAGGTGCCCGCGGCCTGGTGGACGACGTCGCCCGGGGCATGGTGCTGCAGCTCGTGGGGCTCCACTCGCCCGCGGAAGTTGTCCTCGCGGCCATCACCTCCGCGCAGTCCCGGGAACGCTGGAACTGGCTGCAGTGGTTGCCGCACGTGGGTTCGGGGCACAGCCCCCTTGCCGGTGACCACCTGGCCGCCGGATCGGCGGGCGGGTCCTCCCTGCTGGCCCGGCTCGAGGACCTGCTCGACGCCAGGGAAGCCGCCGCCAAGCGCTCCGGCCCGGACCTTCGCCCCGGGCTGGACCCGGCTAAGCACGATGTTGACCAGCCTGTGCTGCCGGCGGTCCTGGTGATCGTGGAAGACGACGCCCCGGTGGACCGTGGCCGGCTCACGCGCCTTGCCGAGCGGGGCCCGGACTCCGGCGTCCACGTGGTCTGGGTGGCCACCGACATCCAGTCCCTCCCCGCAGCCTGTCGGGACTTCATGGTGGTGGACGGCGAGCACGGCACCACCACCGGGCAGGTCCGGCTCGGCAGGCACACGTACCCCGTCAGCTGCGAAAGCGTCGACGCGGAACTGGCTGCCCAGCTTGCCCGGATGCTGGCGCCCGTCATGGACGTGGGCAAACCCGTGAACGACGATTCCGACCTTCCGCGGGCCGTCTCCTACGCCACCCTGATCGGCAAGGACTTCCTGGACAACCCGCAGGCCGTGGCCGAACGTTGGACGGAAAACAACTCCGTGCACGCCAGCGCCGTGGCCAACCGCAAGGACAACGGCACCCTCCGGGCCCTGGTGGGTTCCAAAGGCATTGAGCCGCTGTACCTGGACCTGAAAAACGAGGGCCCCCACGCCCTGGTAGGCGGCACGACGGGCGCCGGCAAGTCGGAATTCCTGCAGTCCTGGGTGATGGGCATGGCGGCCGCCTACAGCCCGGACCGGGTCAGCTTCCTGTTCGTGGACTACAAGGGCGGGGCCGCGTTCGCCGACTGCATCAACCTGCCCCACACCGTGGGCCTGGTCACCGACCTTTCACCGCACCTGGTCCGGCGTGCCCTCACCTCGCTGCGGGCTGAACTCCACTACCGTGAGCACCTGCTGAACCGGAAGAAGGCCAAGGACCTGCTGGCCCTGCAGCGGGAGGCAGACCCGGACGCGCCGCCCTACCTGGTGATCGTCGTCGATGAATTCGCCGCGCTGGCCAATGAGGTTCCCGAATTCGTCGACGGGGTGGTGGACGTTGCAGCCCGCGGTCGGTCGCTGGGGCTGCACCTGATCCTGGCCACCCAGCGCCCGGCCGGCGTCATCAAGGACAGCCTGCGCGCCAACACCAATCTTCGGGTTGCCCTGCGGATGGCCGATGAGGACGACGCCACGGACATCCTCGGCGTTCCCGACGCCGCCTACTTCGATCCGGCCATCCCCGGCCGCGGTGCGGCCAAGACCGGCCCGGGCCGGATCCAGGGTTTCCAAACCGGCTACGCTGGCGGCTGGACTACGGAGAAACCGCAGCGGCCCCAGATCGACGTCGTGGAAATGGCGTTCGGCTCCGGCCCCAGCTGGGAGGCCCCGGCGCCGGAGAAACCCGAAGCGGCCGCGCCCGCCGGCCCCAACGACATCGCCAGGATGACCTCCACCATCGTCCGGGCAGCGGACGCCCTGTCCATCAACGCCCCGCGCAAGCCGTGGCTGGACGAACTCGCCAAGACCTACGACTTCTCCAGGCTGCCCAACCCCCGCACCGACGAACAGCTGCTCCTGGGAGTGGCCGACGATCCCGCCCGCCAGGCCCAGCCCACCGTGTTCTACGAACCGGACAAGGACGGCAACATGGCCATCTACGGCACCGGCGGCTCCGGAAAATCTGCTGCGCTGCGCGGCATCGCCATTGCCGCGGCCGTGACGCCCCGCGGCGGGCCGGTCCACGTCTACGGGATCGACTGCGGCTCCTCCGGGCTGAGCATGCTGGAAGAGCTGCCCCACGTGGGCGAGGTCATCAACGGCGACGACGTTGAACGTGTTGGGCGGTTGCTGCGCCTGCTGAGGGACATCGCCGAGCAGCGGTCGGCACGGTTTGCCGAGGTCCGCGCGTCCACCATTGTGGAGTACCGCAAACTGGCGGACAGGCCCGATGAAAAGCGCATCTTTGTGCTGGTGGACGGAATGTCCGCCTTCCGGGAGGCCTACGAACACAGCAGGCTGTCCGCGCTGTGGGACATCTTTCTCCAGCTGGCCACGGACGGGCGCACCCTGGGCATCCACCTTGTGGTGACCGGGGACCGGCCCAACGCCGTTCCCGCCTCCCTGCTCGCGTCCATCCAGCGCCGCCTGGTGCTCCGCCTGTCCTCCGAGGACGACTACATTTCCATGGATGTGCCCCGGGACGTCCTCACCGCTGCCTCGCCGCCCGGGCGGGGACTGCTGGACGGGCTCGAAGTCCAGCTGGCAGTCCTTGGCGGCAACTCCAACCTGGCGCTGCAGGCCCGTGAAGTGCACAAGCTCAGCGAAGCCATGCTCCGGCAGGGGCTGGATGCCGCACCCGGCATCGAAAGGCTTCCGGACCAGGTGGACCTGGATGTCCTGCCAGCCGGCAGCCCGGGACTTCCGGTCATTGGCGTTGACGACGAAACGCTGCGGCCCGCCGAGATCATGGCCAGGGGCCCGCTGCTCCTGGCCGGTCCTCCGGGTGCGGGCCGCACCGTTGCTTTGGTGACGCTCGCCTACGCCCTGCGGCGCTCCAACCCGGACACCGAGATGATCTACCTGGGTGCCCGGCGCTCCGCCGTCGCCTCGCTGCCCATCTGGAACCGGTCCGTGGTGGGTGCGGACGACCTCGCGGAGGTCGTGGAGGACCTGGTTGAACATTCGTCCGGCAACCCCGGGTCCCTGGCCTTCTTCATTGAGGGCCTGACAGAGTTCACGGACACGCTGGCCGAATCGGGCGTTGGGCAGCTGGTGGCGGTGTCCATCAAGGCCGACCAGTGGGTGGTGGGGGAGTCCGAAACCTCCACCTGGTCCTCGGCATGGTCCCTTGCGCAGCCCTTCAAATCCGGCCGGCGTGGACTCCTGCTGAACCCGGGGGACATCGAAGGGGACAGCCTGCTCAACACCTCCCTGGGCCGCGTCAGCCCGGACTTCGTCCCTGGCCGCGGCTACGTGGTGGGCCGCGGCAAGGCACGGAAGATCCAGGTGGCACTGCCCCCGGAAAACAGGGACTGA
- a CDS encoding PP2C family serine/threonine-protein phosphatase yields MNQQPASVPSTVKPGPSLSYGYGTDRGLRRELNEDSFLASDPVFAVADGMGGHEAGEVASGMCVRALAGMPQLATGERSITAAVLQQYLLRADYSIREATGARAGTTLTGAVVVEQLGLPYWLVMNIGDSRTYRLSQGRFEQISVDHSEVQELVDAGEITAEQATVHPRRHVVTRALGTGDETEADYWLLPVEEGDRVLVCSDGLTGEVADEDILRILSTAGNPQDAADALIQAALRNGGSDNITVIVVDARNVLNDAGAATTAPRHDPDAEDADTLPRSPGSQAVTQPLPQQDNGASTHESGESPR; encoded by the coding sequence ATGAACCAACAGCCCGCCAGCGTTCCCTCCACCGTCAAGCCGGGCCCCAGCCTGAGCTACGGCTATGGCACGGATCGGGGGCTCCGCCGGGAGCTGAACGAAGATTCCTTCCTTGCTTCCGATCCTGTGTTCGCCGTGGCGGACGGGATGGGCGGCCACGAAGCAGGTGAAGTGGCCAGCGGCATGTGCGTCCGGGCCCTGGCAGGCATGCCGCAGCTCGCCACGGGTGAACGCAGCATCACCGCTGCGGTCCTCCAGCAGTACCTGCTCCGGGCGGACTATTCCATCCGGGAGGCTACGGGCGCCAGGGCAGGGACCACCCTGACCGGTGCAGTGGTGGTGGAACAACTTGGCCTGCCCTACTGGCTGGTCATGAACATCGGCGATTCCCGCACGTACCGCCTCAGCCAGGGACGGTTTGAGCAGATCAGCGTGGACCACTCCGAAGTGCAGGAACTGGTGGATGCGGGCGAGATCACCGCCGAGCAGGCCACGGTCCATCCACGCCGCCACGTTGTCACCCGCGCCCTGGGCACCGGGGACGAGACCGAGGCCGACTACTGGCTGCTCCCCGTGGAGGAAGGCGACCGGGTCCTGGTCTGCTCGGATGGCCTGACCGGCGAAGTGGCCGACGAGGACATCCTGCGCATCCTCAGCACGGCGGGCAACCCGCAGGACGCCGCCGACGCCCTGATCCAGGCTGCGCTGCGGAACGGGGGAAGCGACAACATCACGGTGATTGTGGTTGATGCCCGGAACGTCCTGAACGATGCCGGCGCCGCCACCACCGCACCGCGGCACGATCCGGACGCAGAAGACGCAGACACGCTGCCCCGCTCGCCCGGGAGCCAGGCGGTGACCCAGCCCTTGCCGCAGCAGGATAACGGCGCTTCGACGCACGAGAGCGGGGAAAGCCCACGATGA
- a CDS encoding RDD family protein → MTAELQPCPRCRRSIRAGAAFCTSCGAPLSNRAARSSRNLHTGATGSDAPAVAVTAHHAAIPGTIPVVQSPPATQAAGFANAGTGWGSAGGSTAQTGAVPGGGTGMAVNLQLVPATAGKRLGAAVIDWLPPLAVLVLTLAVGFAGITRTRNGQYITYDTGSLVLFGGIGLGLTLVYLFVVMGIEARTGKTPGNLLMGIRSADNDGYAPGAGAVFLRGLITGAGILVALLAAVLVVVFQWFGPALFILAPLLIAGSAWAVLVVVSNTWDRNGRLRGWHDKAAKALVFDVKAGRDPIATGGIQGPYSFAPLDLPPVQQVLSPVAGAAPASPPLHTDARPVQAPPAHAPPVHAPPVQAPPAHARPVQAPPVQTSPSQTMPYTAPASFAPPSLTPPPAAAAGAAVVAGSRQGGQHHVDDDVERTQVRPGAGGPVPVAVLRIRMDDGRDFQLDRSVLVGRNPVGQSGEQHAQLLAVDDPGRSISKTHLHLLTDGAGIWVTDRNSTNGSAVTTPNGARTPLAPGVPTFVTPGSSVHFGDRTFYLGQA, encoded by the coding sequence GTGACCGCGGAACTGCAACCGTGCCCCCGCTGCCGGCGGTCCATCCGGGCGGGCGCGGCCTTTTGCACCTCCTGCGGCGCGCCCCTTTCCAACAGGGCGGCGCGCAGCAGCCGCAACCTGCACACCGGCGCCACGGGCAGCGATGCGCCGGCGGTGGCTGTGACTGCCCACCACGCGGCGATTCCCGGTACTATCCCGGTAGTACAAAGCCCTCCGGCGACTCAGGCCGCGGGGTTCGCAAACGCAGGCACCGGGTGGGGGAGCGCCGGCGGTTCCACCGCTCAGACGGGGGCCGTCCCAGGGGGAGGAACGGGAATGGCAGTGAACCTTCAGCTTGTCCCGGCCACGGCCGGCAAGCGGCTTGGTGCTGCCGTCATTGACTGGCTGCCGCCGCTGGCAGTCCTGGTGCTGACGCTCGCCGTCGGTTTTGCCGGGATCACCCGCACCCGCAACGGCCAGTACATCACCTATGACACCGGGTCCCTGGTGCTGTTCGGCGGCATTGGGCTGGGCCTGACGCTGGTGTACCTGTTCGTGGTCATGGGCATTGAAGCGAGGACGGGCAAAACGCCCGGCAACCTGCTGATGGGCATCCGCAGCGCTGACAACGACGGCTACGCGCCCGGCGCCGGGGCAGTCTTCCTCCGGGGACTCATCACCGGTGCCGGCATCCTGGTTGCGCTGCTGGCGGCGGTCCTGGTGGTGGTGTTCCAATGGTTCGGTCCGGCCCTGTTCATCCTCGCGCCCCTGCTCATTGCCGGTTCCGCCTGGGCCGTGCTGGTGGTGGTATCCAACACATGGGACAGGAACGGGCGCCTGCGCGGCTGGCACGACAAAGCGGCCAAAGCCCTCGTGTTCGATGTGAAGGCCGGGCGCGATCCCATCGCCACCGGCGGTATCCAGGGCCCCTACAGCTTTGCTCCGCTGGACCTGCCGCCCGTGCAGCAGGTGCTCTCCCCGGTGGCCGGCGCTGCCCCGGCTTCCCCGCCCCTGCACACGGATGCCCGGCCCGTGCAGGCCCCGCCCGCGCATGCCCCGCCTGTGCATGCCCCGCCTGTGCAGGCCCCGCCTGCGCATGCCCGGCCTGTGCAGGCCCCGCCTGTGCAGACGTCGCCGTCGCAGACCATGCCCTACACCGCGCCTGCGTCCTTCGCACCGCCCTCCCTCACGCCGCCGCCGGCGGCTGCCGCAGGTGCCGCCGTGGTGGCCGGCAGCAGGCAGGGCGGGCAGCACCACGTGGACGACGACGTCGAACGCACCCAGGTGCGCCCGGGCGCAGGCGGGCCCGTGCCTGTCGCCGTCCTCCGGATCCGCATGGACGACGGCCGCGACTTCCAGCTGGACCGCAGTGTCCTGGTGGGCCGTAATCCCGTGGGCCAGTCCGGTGAACAGCATGCCCAACTCCTTGCCGTCGACGACCCCGGCCGTTCCATCTCCAAAACCCACCTCCACCTGCTGACCGACGGCGCCGGGATTTGGGTGACGGACAGGAACTCCACGAATGGCAGCGCCGTGACCACCCCCAACGGTGCCAGGACGCCGCTGGCACCGGGTGTCCCCACTTTTGTTACGCCCGGATCCAGTGTCCACTTCGGAGACCGGACCTTTTACCTAGGACAGGCATGA